The genomic stretch TTTCAAGTAATCGACCACCTTTTTTCCATAGTCGGTCAGCCTGTAGTATTTGAAGCCGTTGCTTGACACTTCCTCGACCAATCCCAAATAGACCAGGGAACTTTCCCCATTGTATCTGTTGCCCAGCCCCACCAAGGCACCCCGAACGTTTGAAGGGTCAGAACCGACGACCCTAGCGATTTCGGAGAGGTACGTGGCGGAGGGATAGATTTCGTTCAGGTACATTAGAATTTTTTTCCTTAGTTCACTGCGGTGAAGGGAGCGAAGCACCTGCGGATCGACAATAATTGCGTTCATAACAACCCCCTCCCTCAGAGCGGTTTCCCCTGTTCTTTTATTGATTGTAATCCAATCATCGGGAGGTTTGACCCATCCATCCCCCTACAGCAGTATATGGTTGGATGGTATATAACATTTTCGCCGAATTTAGAGGTTTCTGCAATAATCCATGAGTCAATTTGTAGCAACTATAACAATCACGGATAGTATCCGCGATTTGTTGCATTAAATACAAGCCAGTGAAAAATCCACGAAGAGTGGCGATTTCCAATTTGGCCAAATATTTAAATATAACCGCGGCTTAGAGGAGATGTGGGGAGCTATAGCCAGGTGATTGTAATGTGGGAACTCCTAGTGGTGGCGGCAGTATCTATTGCGCTTGCATACTACGTCAAAGACGTTTCTGGCAAGCTCCTAGCAAGACATTTTGAGTTGAAGAACGAGATTGGAACCCTGGACGAAAGGCTCACACGAACCACGTCCGAAATCAACAAAAAGATAAGGCAAATCGAGAGTAACCTGGCTTCCAGCTCCCTCCAGTCCGAGACGAACTTGAGCAGAAGAATAGGCGAGATAGAGGAAAAGCTGAGGGCGATAGAGAAGAACCTGACCAACCTCAAAAATCTTGAAACGAAGGTGGAATACCGCTTTGGGGAGATTTCATCCACCCTCCGTGAACTTCAGAATAGGGTTGCCCAGGTGGACGATCAGCTGGAGGGCATCAAGGACGAAATAAAAGACGAGGTCAAAAGCGAGGTGCTGGAGGAACTCCAAGATGAAATCGAACACCTTGAGGAAACCATAG from Thermococcus sp. 21S7 encodes the following:
- a CDS encoding archaellum operon transcriptional activator EarA family protein translates to MNAIIVDPQVLRSLHRSELRKKILMYLNEIYPSATYLSEIARVVGSDPSNVRGALVGLGNRYNGESSLVYLGLVEEVSSNGFKYYRLTDYGKKVVDYLKEYYHYYRRFL